Proteins encoded in a region of the Streptomyces sp. NBC_00310 genome:
- a CDS encoding N-6 DNA methylase — translation MADTSPTSTNALVTGAEIARLAGVTRAAVSNWRRRHSDFPVPAGGGVNSPLFDLTEVQAWLDKQRKVQDVSIEVQLWQALRGAYGDEMIGGLVDVARLLAGEECPKDLPEGAVRLARDLIGSGSASEVVGALAERFTDSVRRAGSDQVTSPRVVRAVRRFAGDVAGDATLFDPACGIGTLLLAVGPERGPLRYGQESDIRSARFAQLRADLTGREGVDIGTGDSLRDDLWADVKADLVVCDPPVGDTDWGREELLLDSRWEFGTPSRAEGELAWLQHAYAHTAPGGRVLMVMPASVAYRKAGRRIRAELVRRGILTQVTALPPGTASSHALPVHLWHLRRPRTLGDAVTSVRMVDLTATEPDASLEPAPGQVADVPLIDLLDDTVDLTPGRHVAESHRDYAAEYVALRQELTEQVRLLAELLPVLTAGDGPGAVDGPSVSVADLVRAGLIEYGDPEPVSVSDQLDTDYLQGFLRSAANTRRSTSASGTFRLDGKGARIPQMDIAEQRRFGAAFRVLQEFEERARRVAELSREAALLARDGLGNGALKPED, via the coding sequence ATGGCAGACACCTCCCCGACATCGACGAATGCGTTGGTCACCGGCGCCGAGATCGCCCGGCTCGCAGGCGTCACTCGTGCCGCTGTCTCCAATTGGAGGCGGAGGCACAGTGACTTTCCCGTGCCCGCCGGGGGCGGTGTGAACAGCCCGCTCTTCGACCTGACCGAGGTGCAGGCGTGGCTGGACAAGCAGCGCAAAGTGCAGGATGTCTCCATCGAGGTCCAGCTGTGGCAGGCGCTGCGCGGGGCGTATGGCGACGAGATGATCGGCGGGCTTGTCGATGTCGCCCGGCTGCTCGCCGGGGAAGAGTGCCCGAAGGATCTGCCGGAGGGCGCTGTCCGGCTTGCTCGAGACCTGATCGGCAGCGGTTCCGCCTCCGAGGTGGTGGGCGCTCTCGCGGAGCGCTTCACCGACTCCGTACGCCGGGCCGGTTCGGACCAGGTCACTTCACCACGCGTGGTCCGTGCCGTGCGTCGCTTCGCCGGTGACGTGGCGGGCGACGCGACCCTTTTCGACCCGGCCTGCGGCATCGGCACGCTGCTTCTGGCCGTGGGGCCGGAGCGAGGGCCCCTGCGGTACGGGCAGGAGTCCGACATCCGCAGCGCCCGCTTCGCGCAGCTCCGCGCGGATCTCACCGGTCGCGAGGGCGTCGACATCGGGACCGGTGATTCCCTGCGTGACGACCTCTGGGCGGACGTCAAGGCCGACCTCGTCGTCTGCGATCCGCCGGTCGGTGACACCGACTGGGGGCGCGAGGAGCTGCTCCTCGACTCGCGGTGGGAGTTCGGCACTCCGTCGCGTGCCGAAGGCGAACTCGCCTGGCTCCAGCATGCGTACGCCCATACCGCCCCTGGCGGCCGAGTCCTCATGGTCATGCCTGCCTCGGTCGCCTACCGCAAGGCCGGCCGCCGTATCCGGGCCGAACTCGTGCGGCGCGGCATCCTCACCCAGGTCACCGCTCTCCCGCCCGGCACCGCGTCCTCCCACGCTCTCCCCGTGCACCTGTGGCACCTGCGCCGGCCGCGCACGCTCGGTGACGCCGTGACCAGCGTCCGCATGGTCGACCTGACCGCGACAGAACCCGACGCGTCCCTGGAGCCGGCCCCCGGCCAGGTGGCGGACGTACCCTTGATCGACCTGCTCGACGACACGGTGGACCTCACACCCGGCCGCCATGTGGCGGAGTCCCATCGTGACTACGCGGCGGAATACGTCGCTCTGCGGCAGGAGTTGACGGAGCAAGTGAGACTGCTGGCCGAACTGCTGCCGGTACTCACAGCGGGCGACGGACCGGGTGCCGTCGACGGGCCCTCCGTCAGTGTCGCCGACCTCGTCCGAGCCGGGCTCATCGAGTACGGCGATCCCGAGCCGGTCTCGGTCAGCGACCAGCTCGACACGGACTACCTCCAGGGCTTCCTGCGCAGCGCCGCGAACACCCGGCGCTCCACGAGCGCCAGCGGCACCTTTCGCCTCGACGGGAAGGGGGCGCGCATTCCGCAGATGGACATCGCCGAGCAACGCCGGTTCGGGGCGGCCTTCCGAGTGCTCCAGGAATTCGAGGAACGCGCCCGCAGGGTGGCTGAACTGAGCCGGGAAGCGGCGTTGCTGGCTCGGGACGGGCTGGGTAACGGGGCGCTGAAACCGGAGGACTGA
- a CDS encoding UvrD-helicase domain-containing protein → MPQLAFANSFWESYDVLEKPVRAGVRKAMQKFQQLTVPELHADKGLHLESVENARDPRMRTIRINDFWRGVVLAPDDGSDVFLLVNVVRHDDAYTWAAKRLYTTNSATRALEVRNVVAIEQLTPALEKAAAAAPSLLFAKYSDTVLRELGIDDQVLRAVRTIVDKPQLEAFGTLLPEDQFEVLQYLAEGFGAEDVYRDVVAVRRPVDAGPDPDESLAIAIANTTSRITLITGPEELADILEKPFAAWRVFLHPSQRRVAYRVSYGGPVQVTGGPGTGKTVAALHRVKHLLTRSPDARVLLTTYTNALASSLRENLSLLLDGDESLLGRVDVTTVDAYAHGVVTRLDGRSPSPIGDREERQLWERVVKKLGLPWTEQFLAQEYRHVVLAQNLRTLDAYKAALRRGRGSALSVARREQLWPGVELFEEMLRLQKATTYLKVCARAADLLADSAPTHNHVVVDEAQDLHPAQWRVLRGAAASGSDDLFITGDPHQRIYDSKVSLGSLGVTVTGRTHRLRINYRSTEEILTWSTGILSPVNVDDLGGAGSDSLAGYRSLLHGRRPHVDGYGSEQAEVAALVGRIEEWISHGIRPSEIGVCARFNVLLDKVHDKLAAAGMPVVRVRDTPGPGVDGVRLATMHAMKGLEFRCVAVLGASASAVPFAREVTPVSVDALQHDSDLLRERCLLFVACTRAREALAVSWSGIASPFVPQPN, encoded by the coding sequence GTGCCGCAGCTCGCGTTCGCCAACAGCTTCTGGGAGAGCTACGACGTCCTGGAGAAGCCCGTCAGGGCCGGCGTGCGCAAGGCGATGCAGAAGTTCCAGCAGCTCACCGTGCCCGAACTGCATGCGGACAAGGGGCTGCACCTGGAGTCGGTGGAGAACGCCCGCGACCCGCGGATGCGGACGATCCGCATCAACGACTTCTGGCGGGGCGTGGTCCTCGCACCGGACGACGGCAGCGATGTGTTCCTGCTCGTCAACGTCGTCCGGCACGACGACGCGTACACGTGGGCGGCCAAGCGGCTGTACACGACGAACTCCGCGACGCGGGCGCTGGAAGTCCGCAACGTGGTGGCCATCGAGCAGCTGACCCCGGCTCTGGAGAAGGCGGCGGCCGCCGCGCCCTCGCTGCTGTTCGCGAAGTACTCCGACACCGTGCTGCGTGAACTGGGTATCGACGACCAGGTCCTGAGGGCCGTGCGGACCATCGTCGACAAGCCGCAGCTGGAGGCGTTCGGCACGCTGCTGCCCGAGGACCAGTTCGAGGTGCTGCAGTACCTCGCGGAGGGCTTCGGCGCCGAGGACGTGTACCGGGACGTGGTCGCGGTGCGTCGGCCGGTCGACGCGGGCCCCGACCCGGACGAAAGCCTCGCCATCGCCATCGCCAACACCACGAGCCGCATCACCCTGATCACCGGCCCCGAGGAACTCGCCGACATCCTGGAGAAGCCGTTCGCGGCATGGCGGGTCTTCCTGCACCCGTCGCAGCGCCGGGTCGCGTATCGGGTGTCGTACGGCGGCCCGGTCCAGGTCACGGGCGGTCCGGGCACCGGCAAGACGGTCGCGGCCCTGCACCGGGTCAAGCACCTTCTCACTCGTTCCCCCGACGCCCGCGTCCTGCTCACCACCTACACCAACGCGCTGGCCTCCTCCCTTCGCGAGAACCTGTCCCTGCTCCTCGACGGCGACGAGTCGCTGCTCGGCCGAGTGGACGTGACCACGGTCGACGCCTACGCGCATGGCGTCGTGACCCGCCTCGACGGCAGATCCCCCTCCCCCATCGGTGACCGGGAGGAACGGCAGCTGTGGGAGCGCGTCGTGAAGAAGCTCGGGCTGCCGTGGACGGAGCAGTTCCTGGCTCAGGAGTACCGGCACGTCGTACTCGCGCAGAACCTGCGCACACTGGACGCGTACAAGGCCGCCCTGCGGCGCGGTCGCGGCAGTGCGCTGTCGGTGGCACGACGCGAACAGCTGTGGCCCGGCGTCGAGTTGTTCGAGGAGATGCTGCGTCTCCAGAAGGCCACCACGTATCTGAAGGTGTGTGCCCGCGCGGCCGATCTGCTGGCCGACTCGGCTCCCACGCACAACCACGTCGTGGTCGACGAGGCCCAGGACCTGCACCCCGCCCAGTGGCGCGTCCTGCGTGGTGCGGCGGCGTCCGGCAGTGACGACCTGTTCATCACGGGCGACCCGCACCAGCGGATCTACGACTCGAAGGTCTCGCTCGGCTCGCTGGGCGTCACGGTGACGGGACGCACCCACCGCCTGCGCATCAACTACCGGAGCACGGAGGAGATCCTCACCTGGTCGACCGGCATCCTCAGCCCGGTGAACGTCGACGACCTGGGCGGCGCGGGCAGCGACAGCCTCGCCGGCTACCGCTCGCTGCTGCACGGCCGAAGGCCGCACGTGGACGGCTACGGATCCGAACAGGCAGAGGTCGCCGCGCTCGTCGGGAGGATCGAGGAGTGGATCTCCCATGGCATCCGGCCCTCGGAGATCGGGGTGTGCGCCCGCTTCAATGTGTTGCTCGACAAGGTCCACGACAAGCTGGCCGCGGCCGGGATGCCTGTGGTCCGCGTCAGGGACACCCCTGGGCCGGGCGTGGACGGGGTTCGGCTCGCCACCATGCACGCCATGAAGGGGTTGGAGTTCCGCTGTGTCGCCGTGCTCGGGGCATCGGCGAGCGCGGTGCCGTTCGCGCGCGAGGTGACGCCCGTCTCCGTGGACGCATTGCAGCACGACTCCGATCTGCTGCGGGAGCGGTGCCTGCTGTTCGTGGCGTGCACGCGAGCCCGCGAGGCGCTGGCGGTGTCATGGAGCGGGATCGCCAGTCCGTTCGTACCTCAGCCGAACTGA